One genomic window of Niveibacterium sp. SC-1 includes the following:
- a CDS encoding HIRAN domain-containing protein, producing MDQGRLRRRLILALGLALAATPGLAGGRLRVLVQRSPLAGFQYHAAPRLWSELRRGEALSLRREAENPHDPRAIAVFRGADQLGYLPRAENDVVSQAMDEGRRLDVRIAGLRESGDPWQRVELEVFLISDGETTGHPGFP from the coding sequence ATGGATCAAGGGCGCCTTCGACGCCGACTGATCCTCGCCCTGGGTCTCGCCCTGGCGGCCACACCCGGTCTTGCGGGCGGCCGCCTGCGGGTCCTGGTGCAACGCTCTCCGCTTGCGGGCTTCCAGTATCACGCAGCGCCGAGGCTGTGGTCCGAGCTGCGGCGGGGGGAAGCGCTGAGCCTGCGGCGCGAGGCAGAGAATCCGCACGATCCGCGCGCGATCGCGGTGTTTCGCGGCGCCGATCAGCTCGGCTACCTGCCGCGGGCGGAGAACGACGTCGTCTCGCAGGCCATGGACGAAGGCCGCCGCCTGGACGTGCGCATCGCAGGGCTGCGTGAGAGTGGCGACCCTTGGCAGCGGGTCGAGCTGGAGGTGTTCCTGATCAGTGACGGAGAAACGACGGGCCACCCGGGGTTTCCTTGA